In Janthinobacterium sp. J1-1, a single genomic region encodes these proteins:
- a CDS encoding MarR family transcriptional regulator translates to MELSPTTQKYILHWGEMGTRWGVNRTVAQIHALLFLANAPLTAEDIAASLNVARSNVSNSLKELQSWGLARVTHVMGDRRDHFVALQDVWEIFRVIMEERKRREIDPTLTVLRECAIEGEHDAAIPPETLARMGEVLAFLEMLSATYSDYKNLPPATLQRMLSMGGKVAKFLSSDDKPAKAKKGKP, encoded by the coding sequence ATGGAACTGAGTCCAACCACACAAAAGTATATTCTGCACTGGGGTGAGATGGGCACCCGCTGGGGCGTCAACCGTACCGTGGCGCAGATCCACGCGCTGCTGTTCCTGGCCAATGCGCCGCTGACGGCGGAAGATATCGCGGCCAGCCTGAACGTGGCGCGCTCGAACGTCAGCAACAGCCTGAAGGAACTGCAAAGCTGGGGCCTGGCGCGCGTCACGCACGTGATGGGCGACCGGCGCGACCACTTCGTTGCGCTGCAGGATGTATGGGAAATCTTCCGCGTCATCATGGAAGAGCGCAAGCGGCGCGAGATCGATCCCACGCTGACGGTGCTGCGCGAATGCGCGATCGAGGGTGAACACGATGCGGCGATTCCGCCGGAGACATTGGCACGCATGGGCGAAGTGCTCGCCTTTCTGGAAATGCTCAGTGCCACCTACAGCGATTATAAAAACCTGCCCCCGGCCACCCTGCAGCGCATGCTGTCCATGGGTGGCAAGGTGGCCAAGTTCCTCAGTTCCGACGACAAGCCGGCCAAGGCGAAGAAGGGCAAGCCATGA
- a CDS encoding DUF4166 domain-containing protein produces MNDPSEGELFKKVMGDAWQNLHPDIRRRFEKNPAPGQPLYYRGELSELSCSRLGKVLGWLTRPFINGALIPHNDANFPVDIEVYSRPGCPHIFKQRTYRLHDRKPIRFTSYMAESEQGEVLEYVGMGLGMKLLLDIREGNLYFTSDGYFLDLFGWRMPLPGLLTPGKTYLCHRNDNPQQFNIRIEIRHVLFGTTFTQVGVFREAAAPDTDKDTP; encoded by the coding sequence ATGAACGACCCGTCCGAAGGAGAGCTGTTCAAGAAGGTGATGGGCGATGCCTGGCAAAACCTGCACCCCGATATCCGCCGCCGCTTCGAGAAAAATCCCGCGCCGGGCCAGCCCTTGTACTACCGGGGCGAACTCAGCGAGCTCAGTTGTTCGCGCCTGGGCAAGGTGCTGGGCTGGCTCACGCGGCCCTTCATCAACGGCGCGCTGATACCGCACAATGACGCGAATTTCCCGGTCGATATCGAGGTCTATTCGCGCCCGGGCTGCCCCCATATTTTCAAGCAGCGCACCTACCGCCTGCATGATCGCAAACCGATACGCTTCACGTCCTATATGGCCGAAAGCGAACAGGGCGAAGTGCTGGAATACGTGGGCATGGGCCTGGGCATGAAGCTGCTGCTCGATATCCGCGAGGGCAATCTGTACTTCACCAGCGACGGCTATTTTCTCGACCTGTTCGGCTGGCGCATGCCGCTGCCCGGCCTGCTCACGCCCGGCAAGACCTATCTGTGCCACCGCAACGACAATCCGCAGCAATTCAATATCCGCATCGAGATCCGCCATGTGCTGTTCGGCACCACCTTTACCCAGGTCGGCGTGTTTCGCGAAGCGGCGGCCCCCGACACCGACAAGGACACACCATGA
- a CDS encoding TIGR01777 family oxidoreductase produces the protein MNTHLLALQLMAAQGCLGAFDTIYHHEITEALPQKKSARLELSIHSIRALIYSVLFAGLSSWEWHGAWAWVLVLVFSVEIVLTLWDFVVEDRTRLLPATERVTHTVLAINAGAFIALLALNSADWASLPTALVWQPYGWLSVFLALCGVGVGLSGLRDGHAAWQLGRRVVQEKQEKQETEQLSFATTPQQVLVTGATGFIGQQLVHALLADGHQVTVLTRQAKQAAWTFDGKVRCITSMRDLADSAHIDMVVNLAGARIVGARWTEARKAALRRSRIGLTQDLVAWIARAAHKPRVLLSASAIGYYGVQPQGDDHELAEDSPPQAIFMSQLCSEWEAAARTAEQYGVQVGRMRFGLVFGHQGSLPQMLLPIRLGAGGPLGAGRQWMSWVHVQDVIRGIAHLARRSEDDGVSGAYNFCAPEAMRQGQFAKVAGKVLHRPSFMPTPAFVMRALLGEQADLLVEGQRVVPRRLLADGFVFRHPDVEGALRSLE, from the coding sequence ATGAATACCCATTTGCTGGCTCTGCAACTGATGGCGGCGCAAGGCTGCCTGGGCGCCTTTGACACCATCTACCACCATGAAATCACCGAGGCGCTGCCGCAAAAGAAGTCGGCGCGCCTCGAACTGAGCATCCACTCGATCCGCGCGCTGATCTACAGCGTGCTGTTTGCCGGCCTGTCGTCCTGGGAATGGCATGGCGCCTGGGCCTGGGTGCTGGTGCTCGTCTTCAGCGTGGAGATCGTGCTGACCCTGTGGGACTTCGTGGTCGAAGACCGCACGCGCCTGCTGCCGGCTACCGAGAGGGTCACGCACACGGTGCTGGCCATCAATGCGGGCGCATTCATTGCGCTCTTGGCCCTCAACAGCGCCGACTGGGCCAGTTTGCCAACGGCGCTGGTGTGGCAGCCTTACGGCTGGCTCAGCGTCTTCCTGGCGCTGTGCGGGGTGGGTGTGGGCTTGTCCGGCCTGCGCGACGGCCATGCGGCCTGGCAGTTGGGCAGGCGCGTGGTGCAGGAGAAACAGGAAAAACAGGAAACGGAACAGCTGTCTTTCGCCACCACGCCGCAGCAGGTACTGGTGACGGGCGCCACCGGCTTTATCGGCCAGCAGCTGGTGCATGCCTTGCTGGCCGATGGCCACCAGGTGACGGTGCTGACGCGCCAGGCGAAACAGGCGGCGTGGACGTTTGATGGCAAGGTGCGCTGTATCACCAGCATGCGCGACCTGGCAGACAGTGCCCATATCGATATGGTGGTCAACCTGGCCGGCGCGCGCATCGTCGGCGCACGCTGGACCGAAGCGCGCAAGGCTGCCCTGCGCCGTAGCCGCATCGGGCTGACGCAGGACCTGGTCGCCTGGATCGCCCGCGCCGCGCACAAGCCGCGCGTGCTGCTGTCGGCGTCGGCCATCGGCTATTACGGCGTGCAGCCGCAAGGGGACGATCACGAGCTGGCCGAGGATAGCCCGCCGCAAGCGATCTTTATGTCGCAGCTGTGCAGCGAATGGGAGGCGGCCGCGCGTACGGCGGAGCAGTATGGCGTGCAGGTCGGCCGCATGCGCTTTGGCCTGGTGTTCGGCCACCAGGGTTCCCTGCCGCAGATGCTGCTGCCGATCCGCCTGGGAGCGGGCGGCCCGCTGGGCGCTGGCCGCCAGTGGATGTCGTGGGTGCATGTGCAGGATGTGATCCGTGGCATCGCGCACCTGGCGCGCCGCAGCGAAGACGATGGCGTCAGTGGTGCGTATAACTTCTGCGCTCCCGAAGCGATGCGCCAGGGGCAGTTTGCGAAAGTGGCCGGCAAGGTGCTGCATCGCCCTTCATTCATGCCGACACCGGCATTCGTGATGCGCGCGCTGCTGGGCGAGCAGGCCGACTTGCTGGTCGAGGGCCAGCGCGTGGTACCGCGCCGCCTGCTGGCCGACGGTTTCGTGTTTCGCCATCCCGATGTCGAGGGCGCGCTGCGCAGCCTGGAGTGA
- a CDS encoding ethanolamine ammonia-lyase subunit EutB yields the protein MSHYAHTLGSMVYRFRDLKDLLAKATPLRSGDVLAGVAASNAQERVAAQMALADLPLTVFLNEALVPYDSDEVTRLIIDSHDRAAFAPIAHLCVGDFRDWLLSDSADSAVLAAVARGITPEMAAAVSKIMRLQDLVLVARKCRVVTAFRNTLGLAGRLATRLQPNHPLDDATGIAASIVDGLMYGSGDAVIGINPATDNVAQVVSLLQLLDGVIGQYAIPTQSCVLTHVTNTIEAIRRGAPVDLVFQSVAGTEAANRSFGIDLALLAEGRAAALSLGRGTVGNNVMYFETGQGSALSAGAHHGMDQQTCEARAHAVARAYAPLLVNSVVGFIGPEYLYDGKQIIRAGLEDHFCAKLLGLPMGCDVCYTNHAEADQDDMDVLLTMLGAAGCNFLMGVPGADDIMLGYQSTSFHDALYARRVLGLGAAPEFEAWLARMQITQGDGQLSAQLAPAFQAALKRLAR from the coding sequence ATGAGTCATTATGCGCACACGCTGGGAAGCATGGTCTACCGCTTCCGCGACCTGAAAGACCTGCTGGCCAAGGCGACACCGCTGCGTTCGGGCGACGTACTGGCCGGTGTGGCCGCCTCGAACGCGCAGGAGCGGGTCGCCGCGCAGATGGCGCTGGCCGACCTGCCGTTGACGGTGTTCCTGAACGAAGCGCTGGTGCCATACGACAGCGATGAAGTCACGCGACTGATTATCGACAGCCACGACCGCGCCGCGTTTGCGCCGATTGCGCATCTGTGCGTCGGGGATTTTCGCGACTGGCTGCTCAGCGATTCCGCCGACAGCGCCGTGCTGGCGGCGGTGGCGCGCGGCATCACCCCTGAAATGGCGGCGGCGGTGTCCAAGATCATGCGCTTGCAGGACCTGGTGCTGGTGGCGCGCAAGTGCCGCGTCGTCACGGCCTTTCGCAATACGCTGGGGCTGGCAGGGCGTCTCGCCACGCGCCTGCAGCCGAACCACCCGCTTGATGACGCCACCGGCATCGCGGCCTCGATCGTCGATGGCCTGATGTATGGCAGCGGCGACGCCGTGATCGGCATCAATCCGGCCACCGACAATGTGGCGCAGGTGGTGTCGCTGCTGCAGCTGCTCGATGGCGTGATCGGCCAGTACGCCATTCCCACCCAGTCCTGCGTGCTCACGCATGTCACCAATACCATCGAGGCGATACGGCGCGGCGCGCCGGTCGACCTGGTGTTCCAGTCGGTGGCCGGCACCGAGGCGGCCAACCGCAGCTTTGGCATCGACCTGGCGCTGCTGGCCGAGGGCCGGGCGGCGGCGCTGTCGCTGGGGCGCGGCACGGTGGGCAACAACGTCATGTATTTCGAGACGGGGCAGGGCAGCGCGCTGTCGGCCGGCGCGCATCACGGCATGGACCAGCAGACCTGCGAGGCGCGCGCCCATGCCGTGGCGCGAGCATATGCGCCGCTGCTGGTCAACTCGGTGGTCGGCTTTATCGGCCCCGAATACCTGTACGACGGCAAGCAGATCATCCGCGCCGGGCTGGAAGACCATTTCTGCGCCAAGCTGCTGGGCCTGCCCATGGGCTGCGACGTCTGCTACACCAACCATGCGGAAGCGGACCAGGACGACATGGACGTGCTGCTGACCATGCTGGGCGCGGCCGGCTGCAATTTTCTGATGGGCGTGCCGGGCGCCGACGACATCATGCTGGGCTACCAGAGCACCTCGTTTCATGACGCCCTGTATGCGCGCCGCGTGCTGGGCCTGGGCGCGGCGCCCGAGTTCGAGGCCTGGCTGGCGCGCATGCAGATTACCCAGGGCGACGGTCAACTCTCGGCGCAGCTGGCGCCGGCATTCCAGGCGGCGCTCAAGCGGCTGGCCAGGTAA
- a CDS encoding aspartate aminotransferase family protein, giving the protein MLPPDPDSLDPQTPEEWDAFRAQSHRMLDDMLDYAQQIRTRPVWQAAPATARASFAEPLPRAPGELADAHATFMQDVLPYAVGNVHPGFMGWVHGGGTPVGMLAEMLAAGLNANVGGRSQMPVEVERQIGRWMRELFGFPDTASGVFVTGTSMANLMGVLVARTQALGVAARQDGVKNTRLVAYTSAAAHGCIAQAMDLSGLGTSSLRRIAVNGRQQIDVSALAQAIAQDRAAGLQPFFIAGTAGTVDTGAIDDLSALAALARREKLWFHVDGAYGALGMLSPEVAPLLAGVELADSLAFDFHKWGQVPYDAGFLLVRDGARHMAAFAAPAAYLRREARGLAGGSPWPCDFGPDLSRGFRALKTWFTFKVHGAERMGAAIAHTCALARHLAERVSATPELELLAPVTLNIVCFRHRGVPGGDSDSFNGEIVADLHESGIAAPSSTTINGQLAIRAAIVNHRTRAQDIDALVDAVLRFGAARLS; this is encoded by the coding sequence ATGCTGCCACCCGATCCAGATTCCCTCGACCCGCAGACGCCCGAAGAATGGGATGCCTTCCGCGCGCAAAGCCACCGCATGCTCGACGACATGCTCGACTATGCGCAGCAGATACGCACGCGTCCCGTCTGGCAGGCCGCGCCCGCCACGGCGCGCGCCAGCTTTGCCGAGCCGCTGCCGCGCGCGCCGGGCGAGCTGGCCGACGCCCACGCCACCTTCATGCAGGACGTGCTGCCCTATGCGGTGGGCAATGTCCATCCCGGTTTCATGGGCTGGGTGCATGGCGGCGGTACGCCGGTCGGCATGCTGGCCGAGATGCTGGCGGCCGGCCTGAACGCCAATGTGGGCGGGCGCAGCCAGATGCCGGTGGAAGTGGAGCGCCAGATCGGGCGCTGGATGCGCGAACTGTTCGGCTTTCCCGACACGGCCAGCGGCGTGTTCGTCACCGGCACCTCGATGGCCAATCTGATGGGCGTGCTGGTGGCGCGCACCCAGGCGCTGGGCGTGGCCGCGCGCCAGGACGGCGTGAAAAATACGCGGCTGGTGGCCTACACCTCGGCTGCCGCCCATGGCTGCATCGCCCAGGCGATGGATCTGTCGGGCCTGGGGACAAGCTCCCTGCGCCGCATCGCCGTCAATGGCAGGCAGCAGATCGATGTGAGCGCGCTGGCACAGGCGATCGCGCAGGACCGCGCGGCGGGTTTGCAGCCGTTCTTTATCGCCGGCACGGCCGGCACGGTGGACACGGGCGCCATCGATGACCTGTCCGCACTGGCGGCGCTGGCCAGGCGTGAAAAACTGTGGTTCCACGTCGACGGCGCCTATGGCGCGCTGGGCATGCTGTCGCCCGAGGTGGCGCCGCTATTGGCCGGCGTTGAGCTGGCCGATTCGCTGGCCTTCGATTTTCACAAATGGGGGCAGGTGCCGTATGACGCGGGCTTCCTGCTGGTGCGCGACGGCGCCCGCCATATGGCGGCGTTTGCCGCGCCGGCCGCCTATCTGCGCCGCGAAGCGCGCGGCCTGGCCGGCGGTTCGCCGTGGCCGTGCGACTTCGGCCCCGACCTGTCGCGCGGCTTTCGCGCCCTGAAAACCTGGTTCACCTTCAAGGTGCATGGCGCCGAACGCATGGGCGCGGCGATCGCCCACACCTGCGCGCTGGCGCGCCATCTGGCCGAGCGCGTAAGCGCCACGCCGGAACTCGAACTGCTGGCGCCCGTGACCCTCAATATCGTCTGCTTCCGCCACCGCGGCGTGCCTGGCGGCGACAGCGATTCCTTCAATGGCGAGATCGTCGCCGACCTGCATGAGTCGGGCATTGCCGCGCCGTCGTCGACCACCATCAATGGCCAGCTGGCGATCCGCGCCGCCATCGTCAACCACCGTACGCGCGCGCAGGATATCGACGCGCTGGTCGACGCCGTGCTGCGCTTTGGCGCCGCGCGCCTCTCTTGA
- a CDS encoding RimK family alpha-L-glutamate ligase, with translation MTDLMQQAATPYAPLIGLAPLMRLAFLQQDLAPLGEALLARAQAHADDAHAWLDFSTVLQLKGQRELALAVKAQAIELQQWYCLPAQAPQSGPGIRVLVVMGPGDLMSNTPIEFLVEQSDVAMDLLYLTADSVFPEEVPDHDVLLVAVAESEANQPLLARLVAFLRDWPRPVVNLPEKIAHTSRDGLCARLQDVPGVAMPRTARLDRTQLQALADGQLQIGSLLPGDDFPLIVRPLGSHAGHDLERMAGAADLHAYLEKVDAERFYIARFVDYRNEDGQYRKYRIALIDGSPYICHFAVSSHWMIHYLNAGMEESAVKREEEAQIMAHFDEQFARRHAQAFQAIDARMLMPYLGIDCAETRDGELLVFEADNAMIVHAMDAEEMYPYKRPVMRKVFDAFRAMLARAAAGG, from the coding sequence ATGACTGATTTGATGCAGCAGGCCGCCACGCCATACGCGCCGCTGATCGGCCTGGCGCCCTTGATGCGGCTGGCCTTTTTACAGCAGGACCTGGCGCCGCTGGGCGAAGCGCTGCTGGCGCGCGCCCAGGCGCATGCCGACGATGCCCACGCCTGGCTCGATTTTTCCACCGTGCTGCAACTGAAGGGACAGCGCGAGCTGGCGCTGGCGGTGAAAGCGCAGGCGATCGAACTGCAGCAGTGGTATTGCCTGCCGGCGCAGGCGCCGCAGTCCGGCCCCGGCATCCGCGTGCTGGTGGTGATGGGGCCGGGCGATCTGATGTCGAATACGCCGATCGAATTCCTGGTCGAGCAGTCCGACGTGGCCATGGACTTGCTGTACCTGACGGCAGACAGTGTCTTTCCCGAAGAAGTGCCCGACCATGATGTGCTGCTGGTGGCGGTGGCCGAATCGGAGGCGAACCAGCCCTTGCTGGCGCGCCTGGTGGCCTTTCTGCGCGACTGGCCGCGCCCCGTGGTCAACCTGCCTGAAAAAATCGCGCATACCTCGCGCGACGGCCTGTGCGCCCGCCTGCAGGACGTGCCAGGGGTGGCCATGCCGCGCACGGCGCGCCTGGACCGTACGCAACTGCAGGCGCTGGCCGACGGCCAGTTGCAGATCGGCTCGCTGCTGCCCGGCGACGATTTTCCGCTGATCGTGCGTCCGCTCGGCTCGCACGCGGGCCATGACCTGGAACGCATGGCCGGCGCCGCCGACCTGCACGCCTATCTTGAAAAAGTCGACGCCGAGCGTTTTTATATCGCCCGCTTTGTCGACTATCGCAATGAGGACGGCCAGTACCGCAAATACCGCATCGCGCTGATCGACGGTTCACCGTATATCTGTCACTTTGCCGTCTCCTCGCACTGGATGATCCACTACCTGAACGCGGGCATGGAGGAAAGCGCAGTCAAGCGCGAGGAGGAAGCGCAGATCATGGCGCACTTCGACGAACAGTTTGCGCGCCGCCATGCGCAGGCTTTCCAGGCCATCGATGCGCGCATGCTTATGCCGTATCTCGGCATCGATTGCGCCGAGACGCGTGACGGCGAACTGCTGGTGTTCGAGGCCGACAATGCCATGATCGTGCATGCGATGGATGCCGAGGAGATGTACCCCTACAAGCGGCCGGTGATGCGGAAGGTGTTCGATGCGTTTCGCGCCATGCTGGCAAGGGCAGCGGCTGGCGGTTAG
- the eutC gene encoding ethanolamine ammonia-lyase subunit EutC — protein sequence MASDTRVTDNPWQALRRHTQARIALGRSGVSLPTSRQLAFQLAHAQARDAVHLELDIQALAAREPGSIALHSAAATRAIYLQRPDLGRRLDEASRQRLAPCPKNVDLALVACDGLSALAIERHAAPFLAALRERLALESWTVSPLSIVRQGRVAVGDEVGELLQARAVLVLIGERPGLSSPDSLGLYLTWAPKVGLLDDSRNCISNVRPEGMPYAQAAYRLHYLLSQAFARRLSGVGLKDETVEQDGAALAGARNFLLK from the coding sequence ATGGCCAGCGACACCCGCGTCACCGACAATCCCTGGCAAGCCCTGCGCCGCCATACCCAGGCGCGCATCGCGCTGGGGCGCAGCGGCGTGAGCCTGCCGACTTCAAGACAACTGGCGTTCCAGCTGGCCCATGCGCAGGCGCGCGACGCGGTGCACCTGGAACTCGATATTCAGGCGCTGGCGGCACGCGAGCCGGGCAGCATCGCCCTGCACAGCGCCGCCGCCACGCGCGCCATCTATTTGCAGCGGCCCGACCTGGGACGGCGTCTCGATGAAGCGTCGCGCCAGCGCCTGGCGCCATGTCCGAAGAACGTGGACCTGGCGCTGGTGGCCTGCGATGGGCTATCGGCGCTGGCGATCGAACGCCATGCGGCGCCGTTCCTGGCGGCCCTGCGCGAACGGCTGGCGCTGGAGTCATGGACAGTGTCGCCCTTGTCCATCGTGCGGCAGGGGCGGGTGGCGGTCGGCGACGAAGTGGGCGAGTTATTGCAAGCGCGCGCCGTGCTGGTGCTGATCGGCGAGCGGCCGGGCTTGAGTTCCCCCGACAGCCTGGGCCTGTACCTGACGTGGGCGCCGAAAGTGGGCCTGCTCGACGACAGCCGCAACTGCATCTCGAACGTGCGTCCGGAAGGCATGCCGTATGCGCAGGCGGCGTACCGGCTGCACTACCTGCTGTCGCAGGCGTTTGCGCGCCGGTTGTCGGGGGTGGGGCTGAAGGATGAGACGGTGGAGCAGGACGGCGCGGCCCTGGCGGGCGCGCGCAACTTTTTGTTGAAGTGA
- the tsaD gene encoding tRNA (adenosine(37)-N6)-threonylcarbamoyltransferase complex transferase subunit TsaD: protein MIVLGVESSCDETGLALYDTDRGLLSHALYSQVAMHEQYGGVVPELASRDHIRRAIPLLDEALAKAGIALPEIDAIAYTQGPGLAGALLVGSSVACSLGLAIDKPVLGIHHLEGHLLSPLLASEPPEFPFIALLVSGGHTQLMRVDGVGQYTLLGETLDDAAGEAFDKSAKLLGLGYPGGPAISRLAEFGDPLAYKLPRPMMHSKDFNFSFSGLKTAVLTVVKNHEEKVIANICEQDKANIARGFVDAIVEVLTAKCVSALKHTGLKRLVIAGGVGANAQLRASLNAAAVKKRFKVYYPELEFCTDNGAMIAFAGAMRLQINPDAAKRDYAFNVRPRWPLDEIREI from the coding sequence ATGATTGTTCTTGGCGTCGAATCCTCCTGTGACGAAACCGGCCTGGCCCTGTACGACACCGACCGCGGCCTGCTGTCGCATGCCCTCTATTCGCAGGTGGCCATGCACGAACAGTATGGCGGCGTGGTGCCGGAACTGGCCTCGCGCGACCATATCCGCCGCGCCATCCCGCTGCTGGACGAAGCGCTGGCCAAGGCCGGCATCGCCCTGCCCGAGATCGACGCCATCGCCTATACGCAGGGCCCGGGCCTGGCCGGCGCGCTGCTGGTCGGTTCTTCCGTCGCCTGCAGCCTGGGCCTGGCGATCGACAAGCCGGTGCTGGGCATCCACCACCTGGAAGGCCATCTGCTGTCGCCGCTGCTGGCGTCCGAGCCGCCCGAGTTCCCCTTCATCGCCCTGCTGGTGTCGGGCGGCCACACGCAGCTGATGCGCGTCGATGGCGTGGGCCAGTACACCCTGCTCGGTGAAACCCTGGACGACGCGGCCGGCGAAGCGTTCGACAAATCGGCCAAGCTGCTGGGCCTGGGCTACCCCGGTGGCCCGGCGATTTCGCGCCTGGCCGAATTCGGCGACCCGCTGGCCTACAAGCTGCCGCGCCCGATGATGCACTCGAAGGACTTCAATTTCAGCTTTTCGGGCCTGAAGACGGCCGTGCTGACGGTGGTGAAGAACCACGAAGAAAAGGTGATCGCCAATATCTGCGAACAGGACAAGGCGAATATCGCGCGCGGCTTTGTCGACGCCATCGTCGAAGTACTGACGGCCAAATGCGTGTCGGCCCTCAAGCACACGGGCCTGAAACGGCTGGTGATCGCCGGCGGCGTGGGCGCCAACGCCCAGCTGCGCGCCTCTCTCAACGCGGCGGCAGTCAAGAAGCGCTTCAAGGTGTATTACCCGGAACTGGAATTCTGTACCGATAACGGCGCCATGATCGCCTTTGCCGGCGCCATGCGCCTGCAGATCAACCCCGATGCGGCCAAGCGCGATTATGCGTTCAATGTGCGGCCGCGGTGGCCGCTCGACGAGATTCGCGAAATCTGA
- a CDS encoding nitrite reductase (NAD(P)H) small subunit: MPEQWKMICRLKDMPLAGARMVQRGLAWQDLPGVALFRAADDTVYALLDTVPCLGGPLAHGVLMEKNLMGPKNSWIIELDSGRLVAPVQGMARMYAVRILDGRIYLDLKELNVPASKAEQALAGSFALLPHVQMA; encoded by the coding sequence ATGCCAGAACAATGGAAAATGATATGCCGGCTGAAGGACATGCCGTTGGCGGGCGCGCGCATGGTGCAGCGCGGGCTGGCCTGGCAGGATTTGCCGGGCGTGGCGCTGTTTCGCGCGGCCGACGATACGGTCTATGCGCTGCTCGACACGGTACCCTGCCTGGGCGGCCCGCTGGCGCACGGCGTCCTGATGGAGAAGAACCTGATGGGGCCGAAGAACAGCTGGATCATCGAACTCGATTCGGGCCGGCTGGTCGCGCCCGTGCAGGGCATGGCGCGCATGTACGCCGTGCGCATCCTGGACGGGCGCATCTACCTGGACCTGAAGGAGCTCAATGTCCCGGCCAGCAAGGCCGAACAGGCGCTGGCCGGCTCGTTCGCGCTGCTGCCGCATGTGCAGATGGCGTGA
- a CDS encoding 3-deoxy-7-phosphoheptulonate synthase, giving the protein MNTPDIENINVTSFAAMPTPAELHAKLPLSASAFDTVNRGREALRDIIDRKDQRLFVVVGPCSIHDPVAGLDYARRLKALQEEVKDTMLLVMRVYFEKPRTTTGWKGYINDPYMDDSFKVNEGMEKARQFLLDVCELGLPTATEALDPISPQYLGDLIAWTAIGARTTESQTHREMSSGLSTPVGFKNGTDGDISIAVNAILSSAHPHSFLGINGEGNVSIVRTRGNAYGHVVLRGGDGRPNYDSVSIAIAEQALAKARLPANLVVDCSHANSYKKPELQPLVMADVIHQIVQGNKSLVGVMIESNIVSGNQKIPQDLSQLTYGCSVTDGCIDWETTATMLRDAHAHLVNRPK; this is encoded by the coding sequence ATGAATACGCCAGACATCGAAAATATCAACGTCACTTCCTTCGCGGCTATGCCCACGCCGGCCGAACTGCACGCCAAACTGCCGCTGTCGGCCAGCGCCTTCGACACCGTCAACCGCGGCCGCGAAGCACTGCGCGACATCATCGACCGCAAGGACCAGCGCCTGTTCGTGGTGGTCGGCCCGTGCTCGATCCACGATCCTGTCGCCGGCCTCGATTACGCGCGCCGCCTGAAGGCGCTGCAGGAGGAAGTCAAGGACACGATGCTGCTGGTGATGCGCGTGTATTTCGAAAAACCGCGCACCACCACCGGCTGGAAAGGCTATATCAACGACCCGTACATGGACGACTCGTTCAAGGTCAATGAAGGCATGGAAAAGGCGCGCCAGTTCCTGCTCGACGTATGCGAACTGGGCCTGCCGACCGCCACCGAAGCGCTGGACCCGATCTCGCCGCAATACCTGGGCGACCTGATCGCCTGGACCGCGATTGGCGCGCGCACCACCGAATCGCAGACCCACCGCGAAATGTCGTCGGGCCTGTCGACGCCGGTCGGCTTCAAGAACGGCACCGATGGCGACATCAGCATCGCCGTCAACGCCATCCTGTCGTCGGCGCATCCGCACTCCTTCCTGGGCATCAACGGCGAAGGCAATGTGTCCATCGTGCGCACGCGCGGCAACGCCTATGGCCACGTGGTGCTGCGCGGCGGCGACGGCCGTCCGAACTACGATTCGGTGTCGATCGCGATCGCCGAACAGGCGCTGGCCAAGGCCAGGCTGCCGGCCAACCTGGTGGTCGACTGCTCGCACGCGAACAGCTACAAGAAGCCGGAACTGCAACCACTGGTGATGGCCGATGTCATCCACCAGATCGTGCAGGGCAACAAGTCGCTGGTGGGCGTGATGATCGAATCGAATATCGTCAGCGGCAACCAGAAGATCCCGCAAGACCTGTCGCAGCTGACCTATGGCTGCTCGGTGACCGACGGCTGCATCGACTGGGAGACGACGGCCACCATGCTGCGCGATGCGCATGCGCATCTCGTGAATCGTCCGAAGTAA